A window of the Deltaproteobacteria bacterium genome harbors these coding sequences:
- a CDS encoding TraR/DksA family transcriptional regulator has translation MSESESRELEAGLLRLKTQLAEGLAQSAGSVQPVDLEQSIGRLTRMDAMQNQMLAKASQAETGLRLQRVEAALLRFGNGSYGWCADCGEPIGYRRLKARPEAPFCVSCQGARERD, from the coding sequence CTGTCCGAATCCGAGAGTCGGGAACTGGAAGCCGGTCTTCTCCGGCTGAAAACGCAGCTGGCCGAGGGACTGGCGCAGTCGGCTGGCAGCGTCCAGCCCGTGGACCTGGAGCAGTCGATCGGGCGGCTCACCCGGATGGACGCCATGCAGAACCAGATGCTCGCCAAGGCGAGCCAGGCCGAAACCGGGCTCCGGCTGCAGCGGGTCGAGGCCGCGCTCCTGCGCTTCGGGAACGGCTCCTATGGCTGGTGCGCCGACTGCGGCGAGCCCATCGGTTACCGGCGGCTGAAGGCCCGGCCGGAGGCACCCTTCTGCGTCAGTTGCCAGGGCGCCCGCGAGCGTGACTGA
- a CDS encoding TetR family transcriptional regulator gives MRAALTRDEGKLITRTRLLEAATRLLGEHGYAGLSASAVAREAGIAQPTFYVHFRDKEDLVRTLAYERISELRRLLREARAKVGNLASLDAVRETFRLPLEVLAGHPRLFDLFLRELDHAGSPLGEQARQLRQELHDDLVADLVGLGQVTGRPLSPERADLTAEAMIALTISFARAHVEGRRPDLAPVIDYLTEFAVRMLSAR, from the coding sequence GTGCGGGCGGCACTCACACGGGACGAAGGCAAGCTCATCACCCGGACCCGCCTTCTGGAGGCGGCCACGCGGCTGCTCGGCGAGCACGGCTATGCCGGGCTGTCGGCGAGCGCCGTCGCCCGCGAGGCGGGCATCGCCCAGCCCACCTTCTATGTCCATTTCCGCGACAAGGAAGACCTCGTGCGGACGCTCGCCTACGAGCGCATATCGGAACTGAGGCGCCTGCTGCGCGAGGCCCGTGCGAAGGTCGGCAACCTGGCCAGTCTGGATGCCGTCCGCGAGACGTTCCGCCTTCCGCTTGAGGTCCTGGCCGGTCATCCGCGGCTGTTCGACCTGTTCCTGCGGGAACTCGACCATGCCGGTTCGCCGCTGGGCGAGCAGGCGCGGCAGCTCCGCCAGGAACTGCACGACGACCTTGTGGCCGATCTCGTCGGGCTGGGACAGGTCACGGGCAGGCCCCTGAGCCCGGAAAGGGCAGATCTCACGGCCGAGGCGATGATCGCACTCACCATCAGCTTCGCCCGCGCCCATGTGGAGGGCCGCCGCCCGGACCTCGCCCCGGTGATCGACTACCTCACCGAATTCGCCGTCCGGATGCTGTCGGCAAGATAG
- a CDS encoding NAD(P)/FAD-dependent oxidoreductase has protein sequence MSATRIFPDSQKTQKTGDFPIVIVGSGFSGLCMGILLRKAGIESFTILEKADEVGGTWRDNTYPGAACDVQSYLYSYSFEPRTDWSRAFSPQPEILDYLRHCARKYDLYRHIRFGSEVEKGVFDERTGTWTVHVRNAAPVKARALVMGTGALHIPAYPSFKGMDRFEGRTFHSARWDHGYDLAGKTVAVIGTGASAIQFVPEIQPKVKKLHLFQRTAPWVLPKPDRRMKDWEHTLFRSVPAAQWLHRAGLYWTLESRVLGFAVDPRLLMMAEKLGIRYLNKVVKDPELRRKLTPDYHMGCKRILMSNDYYQSLCQPNAEVVTEAIDCITPRGIRTKDGTERPVDAILFGTGFSVTESLAPVPLQGLGGQDFNDAWRKSPGAYYGITRSGFPNLYIMMGPNTGLGHNSMVFMIEAQARYAVQCIGKLRSRRLAWMDVRQDVESAQFWSIQKKLRKSVWASGCKSWYQAEDGTNPTLWPGFTFDYWLQTRRVKLGDYVLRKEEDALPLAAPVPATA, from the coding sequence ATGTCCGCCACCCGGATCTTTCCCGACTCCCAGAAGACCCAGAAAACCGGCGACTTCCCGATCGTGATCGTCGGGTCCGGGTTTTCCGGCCTGTGCATGGGGATTCTCCTCAGGAAGGCCGGCATCGAGTCGTTCACCATCCTGGAGAAGGCGGACGAGGTGGGCGGCACCTGGCGCGACAACACCTACCCCGGTGCCGCGTGCGACGTTCAGTCCTACCTCTACTCCTACTCGTTCGAGCCCCGCACCGACTGGTCGCGGGCATTCTCGCCCCAGCCCGAAATCCTGGACTACCTCAGGCACTGCGCCCGCAAGTACGACCTCTACCGGCACATCCGGTTCGGGTCGGAGGTCGAAAAGGGCGTGTTCGACGAGCGCACCGGTACGTGGACGGTGCATGTGAGGAATGCCGCCCCGGTGAAGGCGCGCGCCCTCGTCATGGGCACCGGCGCGCTGCACATCCCGGCCTATCCCAGCTTCAAGGGAATGGACCGGTTCGAGGGGCGCACGTTCCACTCGGCCCGCTGGGACCATGGCTACGACCTTGCCGGCAAGACCGTGGCCGTCATCGGCACTGGCGCCAGCGCCATCCAGTTCGTTCCGGAGATCCAGCCGAAGGTAAAAAAGCTCCACCTGTTCCAGCGCACCGCCCCGTGGGTGCTGCCCAAGCCCGACCGGCGCATGAAGGACTGGGAACACACCCTGTTCCGGTCGGTCCCGGCGGCCCAGTGGCTGCACCGGGCGGGCCTCTACTGGACGCTCGAATCCCGGGTGCTCGGCTTTGCCGTGGACCCGCGCCTGCTGATGATGGCCGAGAAGCTGGGCATCCGGTACCTGAACAAGGTGGTGAAGGATCCGGAACTGCGCCGCAAGCTCACACCCGACTACCACATGGGGTGCAAGCGGATTCTCATGTCGAACGACTACTACCAGTCGCTCTGCCAGCCGAATGCCGAGGTGGTTACCGAGGCCATTGACTGCATCACTCCCCGCGGCATCCGCACAAAGGACGGCACGGAGCGGCCGGTGGACGCGATCCTGTTCGGAACCGGCTTCAGCGTGACCGAGAGCCTCGCGCCGGTTCCGCTTCAGGGGCTCGGCGGCCAGGATTTCAACGACGCCTGGAGGAAAAGCCCCGGCGCCTACTACGGCATCACGCGGTCGGGCTTTCCGAATCTCTACATCATGATGGGGCCCAACACCGGCCTCGGACACAACTCCATGGTGTTCATGATCGAGGCACAGGCCCGTTACGCGGTCCAGTGCATCGGGAAGCTCCGCTCCAGGCGGCTCGCCTGGATGGACGTCAGGCAGGATGTCGAGAGCGCGCAGTTCTGGTCGATCCAGAAGAAACTCAGGAAATCGGTCTGGGCCTCCGGCTGCAAGAGCTGGTACCAGGCCGAAGACGGCACGAACCCGACGCTGTGGCCAGGCTTTACGTTCGACTACTGGCTGCAAACCCGCCGGGTGAAGCTCGGGGACTACGTGCTCCGCAAGGAGGAGGACGCCCTCCCCCTCGCCGCGCCGGTGCCCGCCACCGCATGA
- a CDS encoding DUF2236 domain-containing protein, with protein MQLLIRYLGDWRSFFPGGTAGILQLMYPPLGAAIGAQSDFFANPFGRVYRSIPQIWATVLQKGGAERAKRIRDLHRTINGKDRHGQDYRALEPETWWWAHATFTWEVFESIRLFHLGGLARVDLERLYADTVEWYRLYGVFYDGVPGDYRSFCDRFDMFCRTRLEMTPSAKHTLGLALAGDWRPPLVRSSFRNPVLRNAGRIVVTGTLPEPVRERFGIPWPASDQRWFERICRLGRWGFAAVPRFANRRGMQFVMRYVGAATRPERFLPPPSTPVRSS; from the coding sequence ATGCAGCTTCTGATCCGTTACCTGGGTGACTGGCGCTCGTTCTTTCCGGGCGGAACGGCCGGAATACTCCAGCTCATGTATCCGCCGCTGGGCGCCGCCATCGGCGCGCAGTCGGACTTTTTCGCCAATCCCTTCGGACGGGTCTACCGGTCCATCCCCCAGATATGGGCGACGGTGCTCCAGAAGGGTGGCGCGGAGCGGGCGAAAAGGATCCGCGATCTTCACCGGACCATCAACGGCAAGGACCGGCACGGGCAGGACTACCGGGCCCTCGAACCCGAGACCTGGTGGTGGGCCCACGCGACGTTCACCTGGGAAGTTTTTGAATCGATCCGCCTGTTCCACCTGGGCGGGCTCGCCCGCGTGGACCTGGAACGGCTCTATGCCGACACCGTCGAGTGGTACCGCCTGTACGGCGTGTTCTATGACGGCGTGCCCGGTGACTACCGTTCCTTCTGCGACCGGTTCGACATGTTCTGCCGGACCCGTCTCGAAATGACGCCATCGGCAAAACACACGCTCGGTCTTGCGCTCGCGGGCGACTGGCGGCCCCCGCTCGTCAGAAGCAGCTTCCGCAACCCCGTCCTGCGGAACGCGGGCCGGATCGTCGTTACCGGCACGCTGCCGGAGCCGGTGCGTGAGCGGTTCGGCATCCCGTGGCCCGCCTCCGACCAGCGGTGGTTCGAGCGGATCTGCCGGCTCGGGCGGTGGGGGTTTGCCGCCGTTCCCCGGTTCGCCAACCGCCGGGGGATGCAGTTCGTCATGCGGTATGTGGGCGCCGCGACGCGGCCCGAGCGGTTCCTGCCGCCGCCATCAACACCGGTCAGATCTTCCTGA
- a CDS encoding SRPBCC family protein codes for MKPRFVYIDYVHELDAPVGKLFALLENIGGWPRWVRRIPSARQLSAGPWRVGTRIRFKPDFAPAALSMTVFHHDRDRVVGWGLGRPGSVLGSVEHRFDFEPLGPSRTRVRHREIAEGLLAVMTRAMQPLVYRFNRDWADDLEREAAKLR; via the coding sequence ATGAAACCCAGGTTCGTCTATATAGACTACGTTCATGAGCTGGATGCGCCAGTGGGGAAGCTGTTCGCGCTGCTGGAGAATATCGGCGGCTGGCCCCGCTGGGTCCGCCGGATTCCCTCCGCCCGGCAGCTTTCTGCCGGTCCCTGGCGGGTTGGCACCCGGATCCGCTTCAAGCCCGATTTCGCCCCCGCCGCCCTCAGCATGACCGTCTTCCACCACGACAGGGACCGGGTGGTGGGGTGGGGGCTGGGCCGGCCGGGTTCAGTCCTGGGGTCGGTCGAGCACCGGTTCGACTTCGAGCCGCTGGGCCCCTCCCGCACCCGGGTCCGCCACCGGGAGATCGCCGAGGGTCTGCTCGCCGTAATGACCCGGGCCATGCAGCCCCTCGTCTACCGGTTCAACCGCGACTGGGCGGACGACCTGGAGCGTGAGGCGGCGAAACTCCGCTGA
- a CDS encoding 1-acyl-sn-glycerol-3-phosphate acyltransferase yields MLKLLGRLILLLLGWKPEGPVPSHEKCVMIAAPHTSNWDLVITLALTHVMGRPIRWMGKDAIFRFPFGWIMRQLGGIPVDRSAHHNLVHYTADYIRKHKEPLIITVPAEATRSRADYWKSGFYHIAMEAGVPVYLGYLDYRRRRGGYGPAIRLTGNQRADMDLIREFYRDKTAKYPEEFGPIRLRDEELAA; encoded by the coding sequence ATGCTGAAACTGCTCGGACGCCTGATCCTGCTGCTGCTCGGCTGGAAGCCCGAAGGGCCGGTCCCCTCGCACGAAAAGTGCGTGATGATCGCCGCCCCGCACACGAGCAACTGGGATCTCGTCATCACCCTCGCCCTCACTCATGTGATGGGCCGGCCGATCCGCTGGATGGGAAAGGACGCGATCTTCCGGTTCCCGTTCGGCTGGATCATGCGCCAGCTGGGCGGCATTCCGGTGGACCGCAGCGCCCATCACAACCTCGTCCACTACACGGCGGACTACATCCGCAAGCACAAGGAGCCGCTCATCATCACGGTCCCGGCCGAGGCGACCCGCAGCCGCGCCGACTACTGGAAGTCCGGCTTCTACCACATCGCGATGGAGGCGGGGGTTCCGGTCTACCTGGGCTATCTGGACTACCGGCGGCGGCGCGGGGGCTACGGACCCGCCATCCGGCTCACCGGAAACCAGCGCGCCGACATGGACCTGATCCGCGAGTTCTACCGGGACAAGACGGCGAAATACCCCGAAGAGTTCGGCCCCATCCGGCTCCGAGACGAGGAACTGGCGGCGTAG
- a CDS encoding PAS domain-containing protein, whose amino-acid sequence MPGTEGFTSSVAPDARRFAATGFILAMAVVFSVGVAVLDGNEWAVHAWSDFWWTLASFTSGILCLRAARRVSEPSYRAAWRCLSAGAFAWFGGMLAWSWSELVLFEYEPFPALADAGFLAFPVLFTAGILFYRSRSPARKISLLGIADLGVVICADLLTVAFVFGEIIRTWDGSLVALLTALGYPVLHLSALLFGLISLWQHTWEENRLVLLLLIVAIAVNSVASVIYGHVVLTGEYAVGWNLDVMWLLSFVILGWAAIEQGHVTARAGQDAAGLPAASQPLAAESLVPAFALAWMSIVALMFRVEMSRQPLYVTLPLALGLAGFFGLRHWASHKVQADLIRQVRDSQQRLLAIVNNTASIIFIKDLHGRYQLVNHGFLELTGLSEAEVTGRTDAELFPASAAAFAENNRMAIERSVPLSFEDRFRDTTGQERIFITVLFPLKELDGKTYALCGISTDITSRKQADDQQRETERELAEVRRMESLGMLAAGVAHDFNNILATILGNTDLLGLSDALTIEDRQITGNIRAAARQAADMVRQLLSYAGRSPLTTTPVDINRLVGETVRAVSGRIAAGAELALDLDPALPLVQADPVQLGQVIMNLVVNASDALEGREGTVRITTRPAAAAEIPAAMEDRSCILLSVSDTGHGIAPEVQQRLFEPFFTTKKSGHGLGLPAVLGIVNRHGGTISVQSAPGRGTTFQVLLPVGGPRRPAPGQTRSAAGSASRPLMN is encoded by the coding sequence GTGCCGGGGACTGAGGGCTTTACCAGTAGTGTCGCGCCGGATGCCCGGCGTTTCGCGGCCACGGGTTTCATCCTGGCCATGGCGGTGGTCTTTTCGGTCGGTGTCGCCGTGCTGGATGGCAACGAATGGGCGGTGCATGCCTGGTCCGACTTCTGGTGGACCCTCGCCTCCTTCACCAGTGGTATCCTCTGCCTGAGGGCCGCCCGCCGGGTTTCCGAGCCATCGTACCGTGCGGCCTGGCGATGCCTGTCGGCGGGGGCATTCGCCTGGTTCGGCGGCATGCTCGCCTGGAGCTGGTCGGAACTGGTCCTGTTCGAGTACGAGCCGTTTCCGGCTCTGGCCGACGCCGGTTTCCTCGCGTTTCCGGTCCTGTTCACCGCCGGCATCCTGTTCTACCGCTCGCGCTCGCCCGCCCGGAAGATCAGCCTGCTCGGTATCGCCGACCTGGGCGTCGTGATCTGCGCCGACCTCCTTACGGTGGCCTTCGTCTTCGGGGAGATCATCCGCACCTGGGACGGTTCGCTGGTCGCCCTGCTCACGGCCCTCGGCTACCCGGTACTTCACCTCTCGGCCCTCCTGTTCGGCCTCATCTCGCTCTGGCAGCACACCTGGGAGGAAAACCGGCTGGTTCTCCTGCTGCTGATCGTTGCCATCGCGGTCAATTCGGTCGCCAGCGTCATCTATGGCCATGTGGTCCTGACCGGCGAATATGCCGTCGGCTGGAATCTCGATGTCATGTGGCTGCTCTCGTTCGTCATTCTGGGCTGGGCGGCGATCGAGCAGGGTCACGTGACGGCCCGTGCCGGACAGGACGCAGCGGGGCTTCCGGCTGCAAGCCAGCCGCTCGCCGCCGAATCCCTCGTGCCGGCGTTCGCGCTGGCCTGGATGTCCATCGTCGCCCTGATGTTCAGGGTGGAGATGTCCCGCCAGCCGCTCTACGTCACCCTGCCGCTCGCGCTCGGGCTCGCGGGATTTTTCGGCCTCCGGCACTGGGCCAGCCACAAGGTGCAGGCGGACCTGATCCGCCAGGTCCGCGACAGCCAGCAGCGGCTGCTGGCGATCGTGAACAACACCGCCTCGATCATCTTCATCAAGGACCTGCACGGCCGCTACCAGCTGGTGAACCACGGGTTCCTGGAACTCACCGGGCTGTCCGAGGCGGAAGTGACCGGCAGGACCGACGCCGAGCTGTTCCCGGCCAGTGCCGCCGCCTTCGCGGAGAACAACCGGATGGCCATCGAGCGCAGCGTCCCCCTCTCGTTCGAGGACCGGTTCCGCGACACCACCGGGCAGGAGCGCATTTTCATCACGGTCCTGTTTCCGCTGAAGGAGCTGGACGGGAAAACCTACGCCCTGTGCGGCATCTCGACCGACATCACCAGCCGCAAGCAGGCCGACGACCAGCAGCGGGAAACCGAGCGCGAGCTGGCCGAGGTCCGCCGGATGGAGAGCCTGGGCATGCTGGCCGCCGGGGTCGCCCACGACTTCAACAACATCCTCGCGACGATTCTCGGCAATACCGACCTGCTGGGCCTGTCGGACGCCCTCACCATCGAGGACCGCCAGATCACGGGCAACATCCGTGCGGCGGCAAGACAGGCGGCGGACATGGTACGCCAGCTTCTTTCATACGCCGGCCGCAGTCCGCTGACGACCACGCCGGTCGATATCAACCGCCTCGTCGGTGAAACCGTCCGCGCCGTCAGTGGACGCATCGCCGCCGGGGCGGAACTGGCACTCGACCTGGATCCCGCGTTGCCGCTGGTCCAGGCCGATCCGGTTCAGCTCGGCCAGGTAATCATGAACCTCGTGGTCAACGCGTCGGATGCGCTGGAGGGGCGGGAGGGAACGGTCCGCATCACCACGCGGCCCGCCGCCGCAGCCGAGATTCCCGCCGCGATGGAAGACCGGTCCTGCATCCTGCTGTCGGTGAGCGACACGGGCCACGGCATCGCGCCCGAGGTCCAGCAGCGGCTTTTTGAGCCGTTCTTCACCACCAAGAAATCCGGCCACGGCCTCGGACTTCCCGCCGTACTGGGTATCGTCAACCGTCACGGAGGGACCATCTCGGTCCAGTCCGCGCCGGGCAGGGGGACGACATTCCAGGTGCTGCTCCCGGTGGGCGGCCCGCGCCGGCCCGCCCCCGGCCAGACCAGATCAGCGGCCGGGTCCGCCTCCCGCCCGCTCATGAACTAG